The following proteins are co-located in the Manihot esculenta cultivar AM560-2 chromosome 9, M.esculenta_v8, whole genome shotgun sequence genome:
- the LOC110623403 gene encoding microfibrillar-associated protein 1, which produces MSVTAGVSDIALAVRDKLRGKIGQTKVKRYWPGKAPEWADDADEDGDIRMARADALEKAFPTQEYSDVARKDDPRLRRLAESRIDNRDEVRADHRRIRQAEIIATEEEETRRQEWADMEEENEEALEERRRRIKEKSRLREQEEAALPAEEEEEEVEEEEEEESEYETDSEEETMGMTMVKPIFVPKSERETIAERERLEAEERALEEKERRKLEERKVETKQILVEEIQKEELIQKNLEMEANIADVDTDDEVNEAEEYEAWKVREIARIKRDRDDREAMLKEKEEIEKVRNMTEEERREWERKNPKPGPAPKQKWRFMQKYYHKGAFFQNEADDIAGTAGSDGIYKRDFSAPTGEDKMDKSILPKVMQVKHFGRSGRTKWTHLVNEDTTDWNNPWTHNDSLRAKYNGKMAGMNAPIARPRGSKKLKDWGV; this is translated from the exons ATGTCAGTCACGGCAGGTGTCAGTGATATTGCCCTAGCTGTCAGGGACAAGCTTAGAGGTAAAATTGGGCAAACTAAAGTTAAGAGGTATTGGCCTGGCAAAGCACCCGAGTGGGCAGACGATGCTGATGAAGATGGGGATATCAGAATGGCTAGGGCTGATGCCCTGGAGAAAGCTTTTCCTACTCAGGAATATTCAGATGTTGCTAGGAAAGATGATCCTAGGCTGCGACGTCTGGCTGAGAGCAGGATTGATAACCGTGACGAAGTGAGAGCTGATCACCGGCGCATCCGTCAAGCTGAGATTATTGCAACAGAAGAGGAAGAAACCAGAAGACAAGAATGGGCAGATATGGAGGAAGAGAATGAGGAAGCATTggaggaaagaagaagaagaattaagGAGAAGTCACGTTTGAGAGAGCAAGAAGAGGCTGCACttcctgctgaagaagaggaggaagaagtagaagaagaggaagaagaggaatCCGAGTATGAAACTGACTCTGAAGAAGAAACAATGGGTATGACCATGGTCAAGCCCATCTTTGTGCCAAAGTCTGAGAGAGAAACCATAGCTGAGCGTGAGCGGCTTGAGGCTGAAGAACGAGCTCTCGaggaaaaggaaagaaggaaATTGGAGGAGAGGAAGGTGGAGACAAAGCAAATATTGGTTGAGGAGATTCAGAAGGAAGAACTAATTCAGAAGAACTTGGAAATGGAGGCAAATATTGCTGATGTGGACACTGATGACGAAGTCAATGAGGCAGAGGAATATGAGGCTTGGAAGGTGAGAGAGATTGCAAGGATCAAGAGGGATAGAGATGATCGTGAGGCAATGTTAAAGGAGAAGGAAGAGATTGAAAAGGTGAGGAACATGACAGAGGAAGAGAGGAGGGAGTGGGAGAGGAAAAATCCAAAACCTGGCCCAGCACCGAAGCAGAAGTGGAGGTTTATGCAGAAATACTACCATAAGGGAGCTTTCTTCCAGAATGAAGCTGATGACATTGCTGGTACTGCTGGGTCAGATGGAATTTACAAGCGTGATTTCTCTGCCCCCACTGGGGAAGATAAGATGGACAAATCCATATTACCGAAGGTTATGCAAGTAAAACACTTTGGCCGTAGTGGAAGAACCAAATGGACGCATCTTGTCAACGAGGATACAACTGATTGGAACAACCC GTGGACACACAATGATTCTCTTCGTGCAAAGTACAATGGAAAAATGGCTGGAATGAATGCACCTATAGCGAGACCCAGAGGAAGCAAGAAGTTGAAGGATTGGGGGGTGTGA